Genomic DNA from Candidatus Saganbacteria bacterium:
GGGTCAATAGCTTCACATAAGCGGAATATTTTGTTGAATTTTCGGAAAGTTTTGACATTTCTTCTTCCAGGTTAACCTTTTTTCCATCCAGCCTTTTTTGCGCCCGCCCAAGCTCGCTATTGAATTCCAGCGGCTCAAAACCCGGAGTATTGATATTCGCGAGATTATGCGCGTGGACAGCCTGGATCTCGGCAGACTTTTTCATAGCAGTCTCAAGCCCAAGATACGCATCATCGAACATTCCGATATTTTCAACCATGTTTAAGCTCCTCCTGCAGCAGCCTAACGCCGCGGTCTATCAGGCGGCATACTTTCGGCCGGGAAAGCTTGAGCTTTGCTGCGATAGTTTTTTGGTTCAGGCCTTTGTTATAAAACAGGTCCATTACATCCCTCTGGAGAGAAGGAAGTTTTTGCATGGAAGCTCCAAGTTTTTCCCGAAGCTCCGAAAATTCTACGTCATGCTCCGGGCCGCGCTCACCGGCAACCTGGACCTCGGTCCTTGTGACTATCTCTTCCAAGGACAGTAAATACATCAGTGCGGATGCCGCAACGATCTTTTTTATCTTCTTTACCGCAGACTTGAACTCGCTTTCGGATAGGTCCTTCTTTTCCAGCTCTTTTTCTTCTTTTTCCATTTTCTTCGCAACGGTCGCCTTATATCCCTTTTTTGCCAGGTCCCTTATCATGACTTGTATGCGATAAGGGACAGGGCTGTAATTTTTAAGGCCGTCCAATATCTCTCCCCTGACCCTGTATGAGGCATATGTTTCAAATTTTACTCCTCGGTTCACGTCAAAATTTTCCCATGCCTTCATAAGCCCGATAGTGCCGTCAGAGACAAGATCATTGTAATCAACAGATGGCGGCAATCCTTTGCCAGACACCATCGAAGCGATCGAATGCACAAGAGGCATATATGCCTCGAGGGACTTGGGCAGAATTTTCTTTTCTTTAGATCTTTTTAGTATTGTCACTTAGCTCCTTCGATAATTTTTCGATAAAAACATCTTTTGTCATTTGCGAAAACTGCGAGCCCTCGTTCATCCCCATAAACTCGCCGCTAAAGCCTTCTTTAAGTATCTCTTTGTAGAACATCGCGAGGAATTCTTTGTTAACGCTGGAAGCCTGTTTGATATTAGGAATTGCGCCATGGTTGATATATGGATTTACTTCCATTATATTATCTCCAGGTCAGCTTTAAGCGCACCGACTTTCTTTAATGCCTGAAGTATGGCTATCAGCTCCTGCGGAGTAGCCTTAATCCTGTTCAATGCGCGTACCAGGTCTACAAGCCTTGCCGCTTGCGGGACATATGTCAAGGCCTTTTGAGATTTCTTGAAATTTGCGTTGGTTTGCGTCCTCAAAGTGTTAATTTCTGATTTGTCGATCGAACTTCCTTCAGAATAAAGCTTTACAGGGCCGATCGAAACATTGATCCCGCTGAAGCTCACTGCGGAGGCCGCGATCTTAACATTCTCTCCCATAACTATTGTACCCGTTCGTTCATTAATGACAACTTTTGCGACCGAATCAGGAACAATTGTCAGATTTTCGACTTTTTGAATGACAGCCAGCGCATCTTCCTGGCTAAAAACCGTAACTTTAACGGTCCCAGCATCAAAAGTCCTCGCATCATACCCCGCAGCAGCAATAGCGTCCGCGATCCTTCCCGCAGTCGTAAAATCAGGTGAATCAAGCACTATTGATAATCCGCCCTTTTCGCTGAACGTAACAGGGACTTCTTTTTCGACAAGCCCTCCGCCCGGAACCCGCCCGGCGGTCGATCTGCTGTTCCTTATCGGCGGAAGGTTCGGGATAAGGATATCCTGGTCAACGGTAATATTCCCCTGCGCCGAGGCGTAAACTGCCGAATCGGGCCCTTGAAGGGGAGTCAATAAAAGAGTTCCTCCTGCAAGGCTTGTCGCATCACCCATCGAAGAAACAGTAATGTCGATCTTTTGGCCGGATTTTACGAACGGGGGAAGGGTTGCTGTGACCATTACTGCGGCAATATTCCTGCTGTTAAAGTCCAATTGCGGGGCAACGCCCATTTTGGAGAGCAGGTT
This window encodes:
- a CDS encoding sigma-70 family RNA polymerase sigma factor, which encodes MTILKRSKEKKILPKSLEAYMPLVHSIASMVSGKGLPPSVDYNDLVSDGTIGLMKAWENFDVNRGVKFETYASYRVRGEILDGLKNYSPVPYRIQVMIRDLAKKGYKATVAKKMEKEEKELEKKDLSESEFKSAVKKIKKIVAASALMYLLSLEEIVTRTEVQVAGERGPEHDVEFSELREKLGASMQKLPSLQRDVMDLFYNKGLNQKTIAAKLKLSRPKVCRLIDRGVRLLQEELKHG
- a CDS encoding flagellar basal body P-ring protein FlgI, whose protein sequence is MAFLKNNYQVGIWDLVIGILILTISFPCYGTPSVRIKDIAHVLGARENQLMGFGLVVGLRNTGDTQQTGFTKQAMTNLLSKMGVAPQLDFNSRNIAAVMVTATLPPFVKSGQKIDITVSSMGDATSLAGGTLLLTPLQGPDSAVYASAQGNITVDQDILIPNLPPIRNSRSTAGRVPGGGLVEKEVPVTFSEKGGLSIVLDSPDFTTAGRIADAIAAAGYDARTFDAGTVKVTVFSQEDALAVIQKVENLTIVPDSVAKVVINERTGTIVMGENVKIAASAVSFSGINVSIGPVKLYSEGSSIDKSEINTLRTQTNANFKKSQKALTYVPQAARLVDLVRALNRIKATPQELIAILQALKKVGALKADLEII